GTTCAAAGTTCAGATTCTTCTCTCTGCATACATCATCCAGGGATTGTTGCTGCGCATAGAGTAAAGGACACAGGCACAGGATGGCCGCAATCACAGCGATAAAACGAAACCGTTTGATCATGTATTTACACACTCCCTCTCTTGACTCTTCACCTTTTCTAAATATTCCATAAAAAAAGCTAAAAATACCCCTATAAAGACGGACAGAATAAAACTCACAATAACCATCAGGGCCCTCTTTGGTTTTATTTTTTTGTCGGGCGCCTTGGGGGGATCGATCACCTTGAAGGCGAAATTTTCCTTCACCTCCGCCGTCATCGATGTTTCCAGTTGCTGGGCAATCAGTTCGTAAATCTTTTGCCTAAGGAGGGGGTCCGCCGTCTTCCCCAGCTCCCCCTCCAGGTATTGCTTGTTAATCGTAGCCACACGCTTGGCCTCACTGCTCATGTGATCTGTCAGTGTTACCAGGAAATATTCGACAATCTTTGCGGTCGTCTCTGCGTCGTGGAAATCGGCGGTAATGGTGATAGTATTATCCTTTATGTTATTCTTTACATTGACGATATCATCATCCAGCATCCTGATACCATCCCAGATATCGGGGATGTCATCATCCTTTTTTTTGACGCCTTTTGCCTCGGGCAGCAACATCCCGGTGAGTTTTTTCATATAGTACAGCGGATTGAGCTTGATGCCTCCCCGCTTCCAATCTTTCTTTTCCGCGTCCCAGTCTTCATAAAAAAGGACCGGCATAAGGTTGTACCGTTCGATCACCTTTTCCCGGAGGATGTTCGACTCCAGCAGAGCTACGATTTCCGACGCTGTCGTACCGCCTGGGAGTGCGATCCCCGCAAGCCCCCCGATCCCCCCAAACTGCTGCGCCAGTGCGGATAGTGAACCGCCGCGTGCTCCTTCTTTCGGCATGACGGGTGTAATCACGGCCTTCGCCTGGTAGATATTCGTCATAAATAACGAAATCACAACTGTGGCCAGGACAGTGGCGATAATTACCCGGATGATGATCTTTTGCCGCTTCCGTATCACCCGCCAGTAATCCAGCAGGTTAATCTCATCCTCTTCATCGTATCTCTGTTGCTCTCTATCCGGTTCTGCCAATATAGCCTCCGTAACAGGTGGGTACTGTCCTGGATTCCCGCTTTCGCGAGAATGACAATATGCGGTGAAACCCGACTTTTTACGACTGCATTAATAATAAATAATTTAAACGTTTCTTTGATAACATGGATCAGACAAAGCGTCAAATTCAAAGTGGACGAACTCGCAAAAGTAAAAATTCCTGTCATTCAGGTCCCCGCCGTCGCGGGGATAAACTGCGGCGGGAGTCCAAACGCTGTCCTCGCGCAAGCGGGGAACCACGAAATCATTACTGGATTCCCGCTTTCGCAGGAATGACAAATAGAGACGAAACCTGACTTTTTACGAAACCATCAATCATTGATTCACCGATATATCCAAATATAATGAGCTATATACGACCGATATACCGGTTTATCAAGCAGAGAACAGTAATTCTCACCGTTGAAAAGGAACAAGGGGGAAATCATCTCATCATCCCCCGATCCTTCTCCAGGTAAATCCCCACATTCCGCTCCATATAGTCAAAGAGCGTATGATAATGATCGATATCCTGGGCCACGTCCCTTGTCCAGGGGGATATACCGAAATTGTACGCCGTCCTTGAATCTCTGCCACCGAACAATCTCAAAGGAATGACAACGGCAATACCCTTATCGTGGTATCCCCTATTGAATCCATCTGTGAACATCGACGTACCCGTAATGCTGTACCAGGCTGAAAGGATCACACCATTGAAAAACTTCAACAGGGTTATTCTTGTTCCCCTGTCACCCGCCAGGAACTGCCCTGTCTTGAGATCAATGGCAATTTCCTGCTCCGGTATATTCAGACGTGTATTCACAAACGCCGTAGTGTAATAATTTTTCCAGTCATTTTCTTTGAAGTTAAAGGGCTCACCCGGTTCTCTCTTTTTAACAAGACTGCCGCTGACCCCTACCATCAACCTGCCTCCAAACAGCGGCTTCGCCACTTCTCCATCAAAACCCGCATACTGTACTTCCAGGAGGCCTGCCGCAATCCTGCCATATGTTTCATGTTTGAACTTCTCGATTTGATCGAACATGAGCATGCTGAGGGCTGCTTTTTCTTTTTGATAGGGAACCATATCTGTCCTCACCGGTTGTGACAATGGTTCATTTGAAGAGGAAACGGTGTTCAATGGATAGACTTCCAATCCGGCAATAAAAGATGATCCTCTCCATGGATGGAAACCAAGCCACCCTTCTACACCAAGCCTGTACTTAAAAAATCCCGATGGGTCATTCAGAAAGGTCTTAAATGATGGCTTCAAACCATAATTGAAAAACTCACGATGCTTTTTTTCAATATCCAAACTCTCCGATATATCCGTTTTTATCTCCGACAAACGGAGGAACTCATTTACTGTCAATTGTTCGCCATAGAAGGTTTTCAAATCTTCCCTGAACGAAACAAATTCTATGATCGGAATCCCGTTATCTGTAAGGACAAGATGAATCTTACGGATATCATCAGGAGCTATATTGTTAATGATCCTGAGAGCAATGCCGATGGCCTTTGTCGAGTAATAGTATTTACCATTACTTGCCTCTACCCATAATTCATCCCCATCAATGGCAATACCAATATCTACGAAGCCGGATTGATACAATCCCTTCATGATTCTTTCAGCCAAGGGACTTAATCGATGCTCAGGCTTCTCTTTATAGGGGTGGTCATACAAAGGAATAAGAGGATTCCCAATATCAAAAGCAACTGATAGATTAATCCCCACCTGGTTTCCCCTCTGATAACTCACATCGATCTCCGTCCAGTCCAATGGTCTCCACCGGAAGCCGAAGTTGAACTTCGAGGGAACGGGTTCCTGGAAGTATTTTTTCTGTGCCGGATCATGTGTCTGTTCATTATATCGTATGGGGTTATATTCGACCATGAAGGCATACGAATCGGAAGGGGCAAACTGAATGCCACCAAAAAACTGGGAGTCCGACAGCCATGTGCTCGTGTCGGTAAAGATTTCCGCCTTGAAGCCTTCCCCACTCGAGGGGAGTGGTTTCTTGCCAAAACGGCCGTTGCCAAATCCGACGGAAAAGTCAAAGGGGTAGATCTGCTTATTTATCACAATGTACTGTGACGGGTAAATTCGAGTACCTTGCAGATCCATAATCCCCACGGCAATGGCGGGCAACCACTTCCCTTCAGGAAGGAACTGGTATTTCAGATCGATGGCCTTGTCCTTGGTGTTGCCATAGGCAGCGGACAGCGCCGGAACATCCAGAACCTCTGTAATCCGTCCACCGACCTCCAGCCCTTTCAGCGGGCTCACCGCCCCATAATAATACCGGTAAGGATCTACCTGGCTTGCCCCGATCCGGTAACGCCCTTCCTTCAGCACCCGCGCTGTCGGTGTTTCCATCAGCCCCGTCCCGCCCCAGTTCGTGGGATTGGCAAAAGGTTCATCACCTGCACGACATGGCATCACACCACACAAAATAAAAAGTATCAAAAATAGGAATAGTGCAAATATTGTTCGGCATGATATTCGCCGTGAAACGTCATTTCGACCGAAGGGAGAAATGGTATAATACCTCATTCGTTAAATAATCAGTCCCATAAATATACAGACATTCCAATTCGCCTTTTGCAGTCTTCAGCACCCTTGTGATGAGGTGAGACCTTTGAAAAATTGCTTAAACGGTCATTGCGAGGAGCACAGCGACGCGGCAATCTCTTATATTATCAGTAAGGAGATTGCCTCACTACCCCTTTCACCTTGCCCCTTGACCCTTTCACCTCTTATTGTTAACCGCTTTGTATGCACCTATAAACCGATCAACCAGATACAAGATGTTGTTCCGGATAACGTTCAAAGTACCGATGTTTGTAATTCCTGTAACATTCATCGACCACGTGCTCGCCAGTGTTTTAATCTTAGGATTAGATTCCATGGAAACCAATTGATGCAGATCAATGCTGATGTCGTACGCAAGCCAGTATTTTTCATTTTCATGGGTATTTATATTCACATAAAGAACCGGTCTCCCCGGTGTATTAGTCCAAACATCCGGCGTCAATACCCTAATTCCCGCATACTGTAACCGTTGTTCTATATCCCGTTGTACTTGTTCACTGTTCAATCCAAACTTATTTACCGACTTTTCATACTTACGCATCCCAGGCTGCATCTCCTCAACAACAATTTTCACGCCTTTAAGTCCTGTCAGTGTGTATTGAGTCTCCTTTGAATCAACAGCAAATACAGGCAAACTTGACAAAATCCATACTGACACCATTGCAAATAAAAAAACATATCTCTTTGTAAAAACAGATACCGCACCCATAGTTTTCTCCTTCATTCCCTTCATGATAGTCTTTTCCTAAAACAGGGACTTTATCTTGCACCCTTACCGAACAGCACCGTCCTGATTGTCCTCGCCAAAATCATCAAATCCAGAATAGGGGATAGATTCTTGATATAATACAGGTCATACTCAAGCTTTGCCAATGCATCCTCTTCCGTTGCCCCATGGGGGTAATTAATCTGAGCCCATCCTGTAACGCCTGGCCTGACAGAATGCCGCAATGAAAAATAAGGGACTCTCGGGACAAAAGCTTCTACTTCCTCTTCCATAAGCGCCCGGGGACCGATAAAACTCATA
This genomic interval from Deltaproteobacteria bacterium contains the following:
- a CDS encoding Wzz/FepE/Etk N-terminal domain-containing protein, translated to MAEPDREQQRYDEEDEINLLDYWRVIRKRQKIIIRVIIATVLATVVISLFMTNIYQAKAVITPVMPKEGARGGSLSALAQQFGGIGGLAGIALPGGTTASEIVALLESNILREKVIERYNLMPVLFYEDWDAEKKDWKRGGIKLNPLYYMKKLTGMLLPEAKGVKKKDDDIPDIWDGIRMLDDDIVNVKNNIKDNTITITADFHDAETTAKIVEYFLVTLTDHMSSEAKRVATINKQYLEGELGKTADPLLRQKIYELIAQQLETSMTAEVKENFAFKVIDPPKAPDKKIKPKRALMVIVSFILSVFIGVFLAFFMEYLEKVKSQERECVNT
- a CDS encoding YjbH domain-containing protein, whose product is MPCRAGDEPFANPTNWGGTGLMETPTARVLKEGRYRIGASQVDPYRYYYGAVSPLKGLEVGGRITEVLDVPALSAAYGNTKDKAIDLKYQFLPEGKWLPAIAVGIMDLQGTRIYPSQYIVINKQIYPFDFSVGFGNGRFGKKPLPSSGEGFKAEIFTDTSTWLSDSQFFGGIQFAPSDSYAFMVEYNPIRYNEQTHDPAQKKYFQEPVPSKFNFGFRWRPLDWTEIDVSYQRGNQVGINLSVAFDIGNPLIPLYDHPYKEKPEHRLSPLAERIMKGLYQSGFVDIGIAIDGDELWVEASNGKYYYSTKAIGIALRIINNIAPDDIRKIHLVLTDNGIPIIEFVSFREDLKTFYGEQLTVNEFLRLSEIKTDISESLDIEKKHREFFNYGLKPSFKTFLNDPSGFFKYRLGVEGWLGFHPWRGSSFIAGLEVYPLNTVSSSNEPLSQPVRTDMVPYQKEKAALSMLMFDQIEKFKHETYGRIAAGLLEVQYAGFDGEVAKPLFGGRLMVGVSGSLVKKREPGEPFNFKENDWKNYYTTAFVNTRLNIPEQEIAIDLKTGQFLAGDRGTRITLLKFFNGVILSAWYSITGTSMFTDGFNRGYHDKGIAVVIPLRLFGGRDSRTAYNFGISPWTRDVAQDIDHYHTLFDYMERNVGIYLEKDRGMMR